A DNA window from Thalassospiraceae bacterium LMO-JJ14 contains the following coding sequences:
- a CDS encoding phosphoribosylaminoimidazolesuccinocarboxamide synthase: protein MTLNELDQWRLQHVLTDAEFKELPGHQTGKVRESYNLPDGRRVMIATDRQSAFDHVLAAVPDKGHVLTATAQFWFEQTADVCPNHVIAHPDPNVIIAKRLQMLPVEMVVRDYITGTTDTSIWTMYANGERTVYGHTLPEGLKKNDKLPGVLITPTTKGAVGAHDHPITAEDIVAQGLLSQAQWNEAAQKSLDLFARGRAIAKRNGLILVDTKYEFGLDENGVVTIADEIHTPDSSRYWDAVSYPERHAAGEEPVNLDKEFLRLWIRARCNPYTDPLPEIPPETLIEFSNKYVSLYERITGHTFVRTDPKMPVRARIHAALAKTLPEYF, encoded by the coding sequence ATGACACTGAATGAACTCGATCAATGGCGGCTGCAGCATGTGCTGACCGACGCCGAATTCAAGGAACTTCCCGGTCACCAGACCGGCAAGGTGCGCGAAAGCTATAACCTGCCCGACGGGCGCCGCGTGATGATCGCGACGGATCGCCAATCGGCTTTCGATCATGTATTGGCGGCGGTTCCGGACAAGGGCCATGTGCTGACGGCGACCGCGCAATTCTGGTTCGAGCAAACCGCCGATGTCTGCCCCAACCATGTGATCGCGCACCCCGATCCAAACGTGATCATTGCCAAGCGGTTGCAGATGCTGCCGGTCGAAATGGTGGTCCGCGATTACATTACCGGCACCACGGATACCAGCATCTGGACCATGTATGCGAACGGTGAACGCACGGTTTATGGCCACACGCTGCCGGAAGGGCTGAAGAAAAACGACAAGCTGCCCGGCGTACTGATCACACCGACCACCAAGGGTGCCGTCGGTGCGCACGATCATCCGATCACGGCAGAAGACATCGTTGCTCAGGGATTGCTGAGCCAGGCGCAGTGGAACGAGGCGGCACAAAAAAGCCTCGATCTGTTTGCCCGCGGCCGGGCGATTGCGAAACGGAACGGCCTGATCCTGGTCGACACCAAGTACGAATTCGGCCTTGACGAGAACGGCGTCGTCACCATCGCCGACGAAATTCACACCCCCGATTCTAGCCGTTACTGGGATGCCGTCAGCTATCCGGAACGGCATGCGGCGGGCGAGGAGCCGGTCAATCTGGACAAGGAATTTCTGCGGCTGTGGATCAGGGCGCGTTGCAACCCCTACACCGATCCGCTACCGGAAATACCACCGGAAACCCTGATCGAATTTTCCAACAAATATGTTTCGCTATATGAGCGGATTACCGGTCACACGTTCGTGCGAACTGACCCCAAGATGCCGGTGCGGGCACGTATTCATGCCGCCCTCGCCAAGACACTTCCCGAATATTTCTGA
- a CDS encoding DMT family transporter, with amino-acid sequence MELWIPITIVAAFCQNLRSALQKHLKGKLSTGGATYVRFFYAWPFAIVYVWGLNTWGGMPYPEIKGYFLLYCLLGGLSQIIFTGLLVWLFSFRNFAVGTTFSKTETVQVALLGFLLLGDTLSTGAILAIVISVVGVMSMSLAQTNITLRTLFSGLVEKSTLIGLASGLFLGGSVVFFRGASLELGYDGFIMPAAFTLAVSVVIQTVLMGIYLLVREPGQMKAVLVNWKWSLAVGVAGVLGSVAWFTAFTLENAALVRAVGQIELVFTFIASAMFFREKSTPLEIAGILLVIAGILLILFVR; translated from the coding sequence ATGGAACTCTGGATCCCGATTACGATCGTCGCCGCATTTTGTCAGAATCTGCGTTCTGCGCTGCAAAAGCATTTAAAAGGCAAGCTGTCGACCGGCGGGGCAACATATGTCCGGTTCTTTTATGCATGGCCGTTTGCAATTGTGTATGTCTGGGGACTCAACACGTGGGGCGGCATGCCGTACCCCGAGATAAAGGGGTATTTCCTGCTCTATTGTCTGCTGGGCGGATTGTCTCAGATTATCTTCACGGGTCTTCTGGTGTGGCTGTTCTCATTCAGGAATTTTGCCGTCGGCACCACGTTCTCTAAAACCGAGACCGTACAGGTGGCATTGCTCGGATTTCTGTTGCTGGGCGATACGCTGTCGACCGGCGCGATTCTGGCGATCGTCATCAGCGTTGTCGGTGTGATGTCGATGTCGCTGGCACAAACAAATATCACTTTGCGGACTCTGTTTTCCGGTCTGGTCGAGAAATCGACATTGATCGGTTTGGCGTCGGGGCTTTTCCTGGGTGGCTCCGTGGTGTTTTTTCGGGGCGCATCGCTGGAGCTGGGCTACGACGGCTTCATTATGCCGGCCGCCTTTACGCTCGCCGTTTCAGTGGTCATCCAAACGGTTTTGATGGGGATCTATCTGCTGGTGCGCGAGCCGGGGCAGATGAAGGCGGTGTTGGTCAATTGGAAATGGTCACTCGCGGTCGGTGTTGCCGGGGTTCTGGGCTCGGTCGCCTGGTTTACCGCGTTTACACTTGAAAACGCGGCACTGGTGCGCGCTGTCGGCCAGATTGAGCTGGTCTTTACCTTCATCGCGTCGGCGATGTTTTTCCGCGAGAAAAGCACACCGCTCGAAATCGCCGGTATCTTGCTGGTCATCGCCGGGATTTTGCTGATTCTGTTCGTGCGCTGA
- a CDS encoding cysteine hydrolase family protein produces the protein MAKTLLEMSGADLTPNAVSDSVLILIDCQNEYVSGALPLVGIDQAMENARVLLELFRAAGSPVIHIQHEGKPGGAFDLSDPRGAIDARVAPVDGETVIRKGLPNSFADTALQETLVGIGRQKLVIAGFQTHMCVSATTRAALDLGYRNTLVADAIATRDLPSALGEGVVSADTVHAATLAALSDRFAIIAGTANDLPD, from the coding sequence ATGGCCAAAACGCTGCTTGAAATGTCCGGCGCCGATCTGACGCCGAATGCGGTTTCCGACTCCGTGCTAATTCTGATCGATTGCCAAAACGAATACGTGAGCGGCGCTTTACCTTTGGTCGGGATCGATCAGGCAATGGAAAATGCGCGGGTCTTGCTCGAGCTGTTTCGAGCCGCCGGTTCCCCCGTCATTCACATCCAGCATGAAGGCAAGCCCGGTGGGGCTTTCGATCTGAGTGATCCACGAGGTGCCATTGATGCGCGTGTTGCACCGGTGGACGGCGAGACTGTTATCCGCAAGGGTCTGCCGAACAGCTTCGCCGACACGGCGCTTCAGGAAACGCTTGTGGGGATCGGCCGCCAGAAGCTGGTCATCGCCGGTTTCCAGACACACATGTGCGTCAGCGCCACAACCCGTGCCGCATTGGACCTGGGTTACCGCAACACGCTGGTCGCCGATGCCATCGCCACGCGGGACCTGCCGTCCGCACTGGGTGAGGGGGTGGTTTCCGCTGATACCGTTCATGCGGCAACACTGGCTGCATTGAGTGACCGGTTTGCCATTATTGCAGGTACCGCAAACGACCTGCCGGATTAA
- a CDS encoding LysR substrate-binding domain-containing protein, protein MDLPPSLRCLRAFEAVARHRNVTLAAKELGVSQPAVTQQLRLLERHLGTRLVRTDRRGVDLTATGAALATRLVRSFDDMRDALGDAAGLSGSAAPLTLALLATLAQRWLIPRLPSFQAAHPEIEVRLLTTSRLVDLQREDVDLAIRVGEGKWPGCRSDFLFENALFPVASPSLLERVPIGTPQDLARHVFISVDASPRHDDWPRWLTHAGLEGLKPQGRLTFASSAQALEAAAAGLGIAIAHTPFVESDLQTGRLVAPFDEQIIESESFYLVAPRAAATLPRVAAFRAWLLDAGPGA, encoded by the coding sequence ATGGACCTTCCTCCCTCTCTTCGGTGTCTGCGTGCCTTCGAGGCCGTTGCGCGCCATCGCAACGTCACGCTTGCCGCAAAGGAGCTGGGCGTCAGCCAACCCGCCGTCACGCAGCAACTCAGACTGCTGGAACGGCATCTCGGCACACGGCTTGTGCGCACCGACCGGCGTGGCGTTGATCTGACCGCGACCGGCGCCGCATTGGCGACCCGGCTAGTCCGCTCTTTCGATGATATGCGCGATGCGCTGGGCGATGCTGCCGGTCTGTCCGGCAGTGCCGCCCCCCTGACGCTGGCACTGTTGGCAACGTTGGCGCAGCGCTGGCTGATCCCCCGCCTGCCGTCGTTTCAGGCGGCTCACCCGGAAATCGAAGTGCGATTGCTGACCACGTCGCGTCTCGTCGATCTGCAGCGCGAGGATGTCGATCTGGCAATCCGCGTCGGCGAGGGGAAATGGCCCGGCTGCCGCAGCGATTTCCTGTTTGAAAACGCCCTGTTCCCGGTCGCCAGCCCGTCCTTACTGGAACGCGTGCCGATCGGCACGCCGCAAGACCTTGCCCGCCACGTCTTTATTTCCGTCGACGCCTCGCCGCGCCACGATGATTGGCCACGCTGGCTCACCCATGCCGGTCTTGAAGGACTGAAGCCGCAAGGCCGGCTGACGTTCGCGTCTTCGGCACAGGCGCTTGAAGCGGCCGCGGCTGGCCTCGGCATCGCCATCGCACATACGCCGTTCGTCGAAAGCGATCTGCAGACAGGCAGACTTGTTGCCCCCTTTGACGAACAGATCATAGAGTCCGAGAGTTTCTATCTGGTCGCGCCGCGAGCCGCCGCGACGCTGCCCCGCGTCGCCGCCTTTCGTGCATGGCTATTGGACGCCGGGCCCGGCGCATGA